One window of the Zea mays cultivar B73 chromosome 3, Zm-B73-REFERENCE-NAM-5.0, whole genome shotgun sequence genome contains the following:
- the LOC100284591 gene encoding dirigent-like protein precursor produces the protein MAFKKAAIGLSSLLLILVLLLVAPSATAARPTRQLTSDDDDDGTGAAAPAAAPAIAHPAADAPVTADASPPVVGGAGVVAAPGGAVAADAPVAANAIPAAAAAAPVAASTIPVGAGAGAAGAGAASGADGHGMVFFMHDILGGTNPSARIVAGIVDNAAVTGQLPFARPNGAVLPLNSGVNVNSGAAGAIDNNNIPFLTGLGGATNAAKSVGSNGNGNGNGNGVPVFAGGSLPQGTTLQKLLFGTMTVVDDELTEAPELGSAAVGRAQGFYIASSEEGVSQTVAVTAMFKEGGFDDTISFFGVHRTADSESHLAVVGGTGKYVGAKGFAKVAVVRPGGVAASGALLETDGVESVLQFTVFLV, from the coding sequence ATGGCGTTCAAGAAAGCGGCCATcggactctcttcccttctcctcatcctcgtcctcctcctcgtCGCGCCCAGCGCTACCGCGGCGAGACCGACGCGTCAGCTGActtccgacgacgacgacgacggcactGGTGCTGCGGCGCCCGCTGCCGCACCGGCCATAGCGCACCCTGCTGCTGACGCACCGGTCACTGCCGATGCCAGTCCACCTGTGGTAGGAGGCGCCGGTGTGGTGGCGGCGCCCGGAGGCGCCGTGGCAGCAGACGCACCGGTCGCTGCCAATGCCATCCCCGCTGCTGCTGCGGCAGCTCCGGTCGCAGCCAGCACCATCCCTGtgggggccggggccggggccgcggGAGCGGGTGCAGCGAGCGGCGCTGACGGCCACGGGATGGTCTTCTTCATgcacgacatcctcgggggcacgAACCCGTCGGCGCGCATCGTGGCCGGCATCGTGGACAACGCCGCGGTCACCGGGCAGCTGCCCTTCGCGCGGCCCAACGGCGCCGTGCTGCCGCTCAACAGCGGCGTGAACGTCAACTCCGGCGCGGCGGGCGCCATCGACAACAACAACATTCCCTTCCTCACGGGCCTGGGCGGCGCCACCAACGCCGCCAAGTCCGTCGGCAGCAACGGCAACGGGAACGGGAACGGGAACGGCGTGCCGGTCTTCGCCGGAGGCAGCCTCCCGCAGGGCACCACGCTGCAGAAGCTCCTCTTCGGGACCATGACCGTGGTGGACGACGAGCTGACGGAGGCACCGGAGCTGGGGTCCGCCGCGGTGGGCCGCGCGCAGGGCTTCTACATCGCCAGCTCGGAGGAGGGCGTCAGCCAGACCGTGGCTGTGACCGCCATGTTCAAGGAAGGCGGGTTCGACGACACCATCAGCTTCTTCGGCGTGCACCGCACCGCGGACTCGGAGTcgcacctcgccgtcgtcggcgGCACGGGGAAGTACGTCGGTGCGAAGGGCTTCGCCAAGGTGGCCGTGGTGAGGCCCGGAGGGGTGGCGGCGTCCGGCGCGCTGCTCGAGACCGACGGCGTCGAGTCCGTACTCCAGTTCACCGTGTTCCTCGTGTAA